In Archaeoglobus profundus DSM 5631, the sequence GTGCTTTAACCCTCTCTGGCTAAGAGACGAGGTTTCGATACTTAGGGAAGCTTTGGAGCTGGGATTCGAAATAGTTTTTACGAGGATAGCCGGCTATCCACTAAGTAAAGACATGCTTGGAAGAAAGATAACGATTGAGACAGTTGAAATGCTTGAAAATATGAAGAGATTTGTAAACCCGGCTGGTGAAGGTGGCGAGTACGAAACCCTCGTCCTGAATATGCCCCTCTTTACAAAAAGGCTCAAGATAGTTGATTACGAGATTGTTGGAAGCGAATACGATGCCACGTTAATCGTTAAAAAGGCAGAGCTTGTGGAAACATGATAGCAGTAATATCAACTTGCAAATACAAGCTAAGCGAAGAGGAATTTGTAAGACCAATCGTGGAGATTGTAAGAGAGTGCAAATTGAATTACAGAATCGTGCGCTACACCGAGAAGATCGATGTAAGAGACTGCTCAAAAGTTATAATATGTGGAACTGCTTTGAGAGATTACGATTACCTGAATTACATAGACAGCTTTGAACAACTCTTAGATTTCGAGGGATGTGTTTTGGGGATCTGTGCTGGCTACCACATACTTGCCACGCTGTTTTCGAATGAACTTGAAAAAGTTAAGAAAATGGGTGTTTACAATGTCGAAGTTACAAGAGATAATCCATTGATTGAAAAAGGATCAATGAAAAGCTACTTTCTGCACGCCTACGCTTTAAGGAGTATAAACGACAGTCTGGAATGTTTGGCTGTGCAGAACGATGAAGTCTGCATGTTTAGAGTGGAGGGTATAGATTTTTACGGGGTTTCCTTTTATCCGGAGGTTCTCAATAGGGAAATTGTTGTAAACTTTCTAAATTTCGGCTAAATATTTATGCTCTGTTTGTATTCGTTTGAGAATATCTCTTCCCCTAATAATGGTTAGCTCATCGTAGGATCGTCTGAAATTGTCGATAGTATATAAAAGTCGATCGAACACATTGGTTAAATATCCTATCACTTTATCACCAAACGATGAAGCTTGAAGAATTGAGGTTCGGAA encodes:
- a CDS encoding glutamine amidotransferase-related protein, with the translated sequence MIAVISTCKYKLSEEEFVRPIVEIVRECKLNYRIVRYTEKIDVRDCSKVIICGTALRDYDYLNYIDSFEQLLDFEGCVLGICAGYHILATLFSNELEKVKKMGVYNVEVTRDNPLIEKGSMKSYFLHAYALRSINDSLECLAVQNDEVCMFRVEGIDFYGVSFYPEVLNREIVVNFLNFG